In Pseudodesulfovibrio hydrargyri, a single window of DNA contains:
- a CDS encoding response regulator has protein sequence MEQMKILLVDDEERLLSTTKKLFEKLGIETRTATSGADALDVLKTYEAHVIFLDIKMPGMDGMETLQHIKKDYPISEVIILTGHATMETAVEGLKLGALDYLIKPVSMKDFLGKAEEAFEKVTLQKKKIHSARMAESAGQGELR, from the coding sequence ATGGAACAGATGAAAATCCTGCTCGTGGACGATGAAGAGCGCCTGCTCAGTACCACGAAGAAGCTCTTCGAGAAGCTCGGCATCGAGACGCGCACGGCCACTTCCGGAGCCGACGCCCTCGACGTGCTGAAGACCTATGAAGCGCATGTCATCTTTCTCGACATCAAGATGCCCGGAATGGACGGCATGGAGACGCTGCAGCACATCAAGAAGGACTATCCCATCAGCGAGGTCATCATCCTTACCGGCCATGCCACCATGGAGACCGCGGTGGAGGGCCTCAAGCTCGGCGCCCTGGACTACCTGATAAAGCCCGTCAGCATGAAGGACTTTCTCGGCAAGGCCGAGGAAGCATTTGAAAAAGTTACGCTTCAAAAAAAGAAAATACACTCTGCCCGGATGGCCGAGTCCGCCGGTCAGGGTGAACTGCGCTAG
- a CDS encoding response regulator, with translation MVKIKVLMVDDEERFRTTTAKILARKGFDTILAASGEEALEKLAEKPDVVILDVKMGGLDGHETLKLIKDKLPELPVIMLTGHGDMPGAKKALDTGAFDYLAKPCDVDLLSTKIQDAFEYATKAPYVEKLAKGIMIPLDEYTQIPLNSTVRDAITALEESMRHLLATDRLMDTGHRSVVVTNPDGSVAGLLSPLDLVDAIRPGYLSAPKPSMADSLQYSTMFWQGLFSSRVREIMGNPVRDIMSDTVPVINADANLMDVANTMITLPARRMLVREGNADIGIVREQELFYEIAKIISSS, from the coding sequence ATGGTTAAAATCAAGGTCCTCATGGTCGACGATGAGGAGCGCTTCCGCACCACCACTGCGAAGATACTGGCCCGCAAAGGATTCGACACGATCCTGGCGGCCAGTGGGGAAGAGGCGTTGGAAAAACTGGCCGAAAAGCCGGACGTCGTCATTCTGGACGTCAAGATGGGCGGCCTGGACGGGCACGAAACGCTCAAATTGATCAAGGACAAGCTGCCGGAGCTCCCGGTAATCATGCTCACCGGCCACGGCGACATGCCCGGGGCCAAGAAGGCGCTCGACACGGGTGCGTTCGACTACCTGGCCAAACCGTGCGACGTGGATCTGCTGAGCACCAAGATCCAGGACGCCTTCGAGTACGCCACCAAGGCGCCCTACGTCGAAAAGCTGGCCAAGGGGATCATGATCCCCCTGGACGAATACACGCAAATTCCCCTGAACAGCACCGTCCGGGACGCCATCACGGCCCTCGAGGAGTCCATGCGCCATCTCCTGGCCACGGACAGGCTCATGGACACCGGCCACCGCTCGGTGGTGGTCACCAATCCCGACGGCAGCGTGGCCGGACTGCTCAGCCCCCTGGACCTGGTGGACGCCATCAGACCCGGCTACCTGTCCGCGCCCAAACCGTCCATGGCGGACAGCCTGCAGTATTCGACCATGTTCTGGCAGGGGCTGTTCTCCTCGCGGGTCAGGGAAATCATGGGCAATCCCGTTCGCGACATCATGTCCGACACCGTCCCGGTCATCAATGCCGACGCCAACCTCATGGACGTGGCCAACACGATGATCACGCTTCCTGCGCGGCGCATGCTCGTCCGGGAGGGGAACGCGGACATCGGCATCGTCCGCGAACAGGAACTCTTCTACGAAATCGCCAAGATCATTTCGTCCAGCTAA
- a CDS encoding SLC13 family permease yields MAQAKKKATGYDKFVNWKLLIIPVVLFVLILLLPTPQGMKKVGMQYSVGPKVVTNYLCQELFQKKSSDCEQWQILTARMMEQNMRMGALSKERLMKRNEKWAKKYKIPVDSANFKRALTFVGETIPADKYMVIMKGAFDKRMKGMDYLELSQKDQKSANKGAWSIKVAIAMVVFVVFCFMTECMPLPGVAFCIGLILVFTGVVSRSEVAGLYWDDAVWFIMGSLMFAAAFVKTGVDKRMCLLMFKKLAVPNVRWITLIFFIVISPLAAFISDHALAAMFLPIGMLLYQNSLTDEVPEDKELAKMLMITIAMACNIGGPGAPSGGARNVIMMTYLTDMFGMDIGYAQWIMYCFPFVVVMIPITWFATNLLFKPRISSLAPAMRHLEGEISKMGKWNKHQIWAMVIFVIMVFGWFTEKEFYNMGIYPIRLGIGVIAVAGAVAYLLAGVVNWRDYQEKVDWGVVWLYAGAIIFGRTLDKTGAAYWLAQSVIDLLAPLGMDHGIPLMLTSNGLTAVLTNLMADGPAAAAVGPITLNMASIVHPGTTFLPFMAMATAVASSFAYCLIIGTPPNAIVYASGYLEPKDYLRVGIPMWFVANIMIVLITAVYWSGVGFGSLPSF; encoded by the coding sequence ATGGCTCAAGCAAAGAAGAAAGCGACCGGTTACGATAAGTTCGTCAACTGGAAGCTGCTCATAATTCCGGTGGTACTTTTTGTTCTGATCCTGCTCCTTCCCACCCCCCAGGGGATGAAAAAGGTGGGCATGCAGTATTCGGTCGGCCCCAAGGTCGTGACCAACTACCTCTGCCAGGAGCTCTTCCAGAAAAAGAGCTCGGACTGCGAGCAGTGGCAGATCCTGACCGCGCGCATGATGGAACAGAACATGCGCATGGGCGCCCTGTCCAAGGAACGGCTGATGAAGCGCAACGAGAAGTGGGCCAAGAAATACAAGATCCCCGTTGATTCGGCCAACTTCAAGCGCGCCCTGACATTCGTGGGCGAGACCATTCCCGCCGACAAGTACATGGTCATCATGAAGGGCGCCTTCGACAAGCGCATGAAGGGGATGGACTACCTGGAACTTTCGCAAAAGGACCAGAAGAGCGCCAACAAGGGGGCCTGGAGCATCAAGGTGGCCATCGCCATGGTCGTGTTCGTGGTCTTCTGCTTCATGACCGAGTGCATGCCCCTGCCCGGCGTGGCCTTCTGCATCGGCCTCATCCTGGTCTTCACCGGCGTGGTCTCGCGCAGCGAGGTGGCGGGGCTATACTGGGATGACGCCGTATGGTTCATCATGGGTTCGCTCATGTTCGCCGCCGCCTTCGTCAAGACCGGCGTGGACAAGCGAATGTGCCTGCTCATGTTCAAGAAGCTGGCCGTGCCCAACGTCCGTTGGATCACGCTCATCTTCTTCATCGTCATCTCCCCGCTGGCCGCGTTCATCTCCGACCACGCCCTGGCCGCCATGTTCCTGCCCATCGGCATGCTGCTCTACCAGAACAGCCTGACCGACGAGGTGCCCGAGGACAAGGAACTGGCCAAGATGCTGATGATCACCATCGCCATGGCCTGTAACATCGGCGGCCCCGGCGCTCCGTCCGGCGGCGCGCGCAACGTCATCATGATGACCTACCTGACCGACATGTTCGGCATGGACATCGGGTACGCGCAGTGGATCATGTACTGCTTCCCGTTCGTGGTCGTCATGATCCCGATCACCTGGTTCGCCACCAACCTGCTCTTCAAGCCCCGCATCTCCTCCCTGGCCCCGGCCATGCGCCACCTGGAAGGCGAAATCAGCAAGATGGGCAAGTGGAACAAGCACCAGATCTGGGCCATGGTCATCTTCGTCATCATGGTCTTCGGGTGGTTCACCGAGAAGGAATTCTACAACATGGGCATCTACCCCATCCGTCTCGGCATCGGCGTCATCGCGGTCGCGGGCGCGGTGGCCTACCTGCTGGCGGGCGTGGTCAACTGGCGCGACTACCAGGAAAAGGTCGACTGGGGCGTTGTCTGGCTGTACGCGGGCGCGATCATCTTCGGCCGCACCCTGGACAAGACCGGTGCCGCCTACTGGCTGGCCCAGTCGGTCATCGACCTGCTGGCCCCGCTGGGCATGGACCACGGCATCCCCTTGATGCTGACCTCCAACGGGTTGACCGCCGTGCTGACCAACCTGATGGCCGACGGCCCGGCTGCCGCCGCGGTCGGTCCCATCACCCTGAACATGGCCAGCATCGTGCACCCGGGCACCACCTTCCTGCCGTTCATGGCCATGGCCACCGCAGTGGCGTCTTCCTTCGCCTACTGCCTGATCATCGGAACCCCGCCCAACGCCATCGTCTACGCCTCCGGCTACCTGGAGCCCAAGGACTATCTGCGCGTGGGCATCCCGATGTGGTTCGTCGCCAACATCATGATCGTGCTGATAACGGCGGTCTACTGGAGCGGCGTCGGGTTCGGCAGTCTGCCATCGTTCTGA
- a CDS encoding Yip1 family protein, with the protein MEATRETTARMGIREYFETLMDVMRTPVRHFERVADEPGSRRALIFLMISALFYCSVSMTYFFENSLAMGMVMMLNAVLMPAFGAVITFILTGMTGRDRVRFGRVFNIYAYASGAVMVVSWIPGLAIIMEPVRAVLIGVGLHKGLGVSKTRACMLIVLTAVIMLLFFWTAAPMVVELKQLFQ; encoded by the coding sequence ATGGAAGCGACACGGGAAACGACCGCCAGGATGGGGATCCGGGAATATTTCGAGACGTTGATGGACGTCATGCGCACGCCCGTGCGCCACTTCGAACGGGTGGCCGACGAGCCGGGCTCCCGGCGGGCCCTCATCTTCCTGATGATCTCGGCCCTGTTCTACTGCTCGGTGAGCATGACCTACTTTTTCGAGAACTCGCTGGCCATGGGGATGGTCATGATGCTCAACGCCGTCCTCATGCCCGCCTTCGGCGCGGTCATCACTTTCATCCTCACGGGCATGACCGGCCGGGACCGGGTCCGGTTCGGCCGGGTCTTCAACATCTACGCCTACGCCAGCGGCGCGGTCATGGTCGTCTCCTGGATTCCGGGGCTGGCCATCATCATGGAACCGGTGCGCGCCGTGCTCATCGGCGTGGGACTGCACAAGGGGCTCGGGGTGAGCAAGACCAGGGCGTGCATGCTCATCGTCCTGACCGCCGTGATCATGCTCCTCTTCTTCTGGACCGCCGCTCCCATGGTCGTCGAGCTGAAGCAATTGTTCCAATAG
- a CDS encoding response regulator yields MKKIRLLLVDDEPDFLTAYARRFKRRNVEITEAQSGQQAIDRVREGEFDVAILDVMMPEMNGLETLRRIKAIKPDLPVIILTGHADSGVLIEGMDMGAFDFLLKPVGTDELYFKVLDAVRSRRRGQP; encoded by the coding sequence ATGAAGAAGATACGCCTGCTCCTGGTCGACGACGAACCCGACTTCCTGACCGCCTACGCCCGCCGCTTCAAGCGGAGGAACGTGGAGATCACCGAGGCCCAGAGCGGCCAGCAGGCCATCGACCGAGTCCGCGAGGGCGAGTTCGACGTGGCCATCCTCGACGTCATGATGCCGGAGATGAACGGGCTGGAGACCCTGCGCCGGATCAAGGCCATCAAACCCGACCTGCCGGTCATCATCCTGACCGGCCACGCGGACTCCGGCGTGCTCATAGAGGGCATGGACATGGGCGCCTTCGACTTCCTGCTCAAGCCCGTGGGCACCGACGAGCTCTATTTCAAGGTGCTGGACGCCGTTCGCTCCCGCCGTCGCGGCCAACCGTAG
- a CDS encoding PEP/pyruvate-binding domain-containing protein: MKTALKTLFHFIHGNPEGKREAVEKFLNKSEEFRLLLAANGKALELMAEMTEAARSGHPSGITRVRAFSVMVASSVRQMIERLCRMAPGRYDALREVFNAIVQDMDQAFAGPPKGPLGPTVVRMADLRAIDLLETGSKVAMLGEIKAELGAVVPRGFAITASGFRLFMESTGLDDEINRLIQIHDGNSLEELTDLARSIRQAIDLAPMPEELETAVREQCARLGDVRLAVRSSALGEDSEQAGFAGQFATRLGVKPAQVTDAYREVVSSMYSATAMTYVRNRGLREDGMVMAAGCMEMINAVAGGVIYTRPPVGGDSDAVIVNAVPGLPCAVVDGSSMADSYSVDRETGRIRSRDIAEKEIRFILTSGGKVRKEKLYGGRELEPAVPDRDIERLAALALRIEEHFGHPQDIEWAKDRDGLIVILQCRPLTVCEDAPGPRSKPWSDDEESRGLAILSGCIPASPGAAAGYVVKVETEEDMFRFPDGAVLLARNARPQLSALLPRAAALVAEFGSSVGHLANVAREYAIPALIGAPGAVERLSGVGVITVNGSNGTIYLGRRKRMIQREARPTARVRTTDVGLALERVLRFITPLTLTDPESTEFRPEGCRSMHDITRFCHEKAVYEMFAQGDRPVSGARRLAGERAMQYWLVDIGGGTSADAGGPANSRRDITIEAVCSSPMRALWYGMMAVPWEGPPPPTMDGFMSVMTSAARNPALAAGVRNDMGERNYFIVGGRYCNLQSRFGFHFCTIEGFAGDDPNVNYALFQFKGGGASMDRRHLRSRLVAEILEKRGFIAEIREDALFARLEGVSRQAVEQAMAVLGYLLMHTRQIDMSMADPGMTVRYRERFEADIERLLEGLPNELREAGCAA; this comes from the coding sequence ATGAAGACCGCGCTCAAGACACTGTTCCACTTCATCCACGGCAATCCCGAGGGAAAGCGGGAAGCGGTTGAAAAGTTCCTCAACAAGTCCGAAGAATTCAGGCTCCTTCTTGCGGCCAACGGCAAGGCCCTGGAGCTCATGGCCGAGATGACCGAGGCGGCCCGCTCCGGCCACCCGTCCGGGATCACCCGGGTGCGGGCGTTCAGCGTCATGGTCGCCTCCAGCGTGCGCCAGATGATCGAACGGTTATGCCGCATGGCCCCGGGCCGATACGACGCCCTGCGCGAGGTTTTCAACGCCATCGTCCAGGACATGGACCAGGCCTTTGCCGGTCCCCCGAAGGGGCCGCTCGGGCCGACTGTCGTGCGCATGGCCGATCTGCGCGCCATCGACCTGCTCGAGACCGGCTCCAAGGTGGCCATGCTCGGCGAGATCAAGGCCGAACTCGGCGCGGTGGTCCCGCGCGGCTTCGCCATCACGGCCTCGGGCTTCCGCCTGTTCATGGAGTCCACCGGACTGGACGACGAGATCAACCGGCTCATCCAGATCCACGACGGGAACTCCCTGGAGGAGCTTACCGACCTGGCGCGAAGCATCCGCCAGGCCATCGATCTGGCCCCCATGCCCGAAGAGCTGGAAACGGCCGTGCGCGAACAGTGCGCCCGACTCGGCGACGTCCGCCTCGCCGTGCGCTCGAGCGCCCTGGGCGAGGATTCGGAACAGGCCGGATTCGCCGGGCAGTTCGCCACCCGGCTCGGGGTCAAGCCCGCCCAGGTGACCGACGCCTACCGCGAGGTCGTCTCGAGCATGTACTCGGCCACGGCCATGACCTACGTGCGCAACCGAGGGTTGCGCGAGGACGGCATGGTCATGGCCGCCGGATGCATGGAGATGATCAACGCCGTGGCGGGCGGAGTGATCTACACCCGTCCGCCGGTGGGCGGCGACTCGGACGCGGTCATCGTCAACGCGGTGCCCGGCCTGCCCTGCGCCGTGGTGGACGGCAGCTCCATGGCCGACTCCTACAGCGTGGACCGCGAGACCGGCAGAATCAGGAGCCGCGACATCGCCGAGAAGGAGATCCGCTTCATCCTGACCTCGGGCGGCAAGGTGCGCAAGGAGAAGCTCTACGGCGGCCGGGAACTGGAACCGGCCGTGCCGGACCGCGATATCGAGCGGCTGGCCGCCCTGGCCCTGCGCATCGAGGAACATTTCGGCCATCCCCAGGACATCGAGTGGGCCAAGGACCGCGACGGGCTGATCGTCATCCTGCAATGCCGTCCCCTGACCGTGTGCGAGGACGCGCCCGGTCCCAGGTCCAAGCCGTGGTCCGACGACGAGGAGAGCCGGGGGCTGGCCATTCTGTCCGGGTGCATCCCGGCCAGCCCGGGCGCGGCCGCCGGCTACGTGGTCAAGGTGGAGACCGAGGAGGACATGTTCCGCTTCCCGGACGGCGCGGTCCTGCTGGCCCGCAACGCCCGGCCACAGCTCTCCGCCCTGCTGCCCAGAGCCGCGGCCCTGGTGGCCGAGTTCGGCAGTTCCGTGGGCCATCTGGCCAACGTCGCCAGGGAATACGCCATCCCGGCCCTGATCGGCGCGCCCGGCGCGGTGGAACGCCTCTCGGGCGTGGGCGTGATCACGGTCAACGGAAGCAACGGGACCATCTACCTGGGCCGCCGCAAGCGGATGATCCAGCGTGAGGCCCGGCCCACGGCCCGGGTGCGCACCACGGACGTGGGACTGGCCCTGGAGCGGGTCCTGCGGTTCATCACCCCGCTGACCCTGACCGACCCCGAGTCCACGGAATTTAGGCCCGAGGGGTGCCGGTCCATGCACGACATCACCCGGTTCTGCCACGAAAAGGCGGTCTACGAGATGTTCGCCCAGGGCGACCGCCCGGTGTCGGGCGCGCGCAGGCTGGCAGGAGAACGGGCCATGCAGTACTGGCTGGTGGATATCGGCGGCGGGACCTCGGCGGACGCGGGCGGGCCCGCGAACTCCCGCCGGGACATCACCATCGAGGCCGTGTGCTCCAGTCCCATGCGCGCCCTGTGGTACGGCATGATGGCCGTTCCCTGGGAGGGCCCGCCGCCGCCGACCATGGACGGGTTCATGTCGGTGATGACCAGCGCGGCGCGGAATCCGGCCCTGGCGGCCGGGGTGCGCAACGACATGGGCGAGCGCAACTACTTCATCGTGGGCGGCCGCTACTGCAACCTGCAATCGCGGTTCGGCTTCCACTTCTGCACTATCGAGGGCTTCGCGGGCGACGACCCCAACGTGAACTACGCCCTGTTCCAGTTCAAGGGGGGCGGGGCGAGCATGGACCGCCGCCACCTGCGCTCGCGCCTGGTGGCCGAGATCCTGGAGAAGCGCGGCTTCATCGCCGAAATCCGAGAAGACGCCCTGTTCGCGCGCCTGGAGGGCGTCAGCCGCCAGGCCGTGGAGCAGGCCATGGCCGTGCTCGGCTACCTGCTCATGCACACCCGGCAGATCGACATGTCCATGGCCGACCCGGGCATGACCGTGCGCTACCGCGAACGGTTCGAGGCGGACATCGAGAGGCTGCTGGAAGGACTGCCCAATGAGCTCCGGGAAGCGGGGTGCGCAGCGTGA
- a CDS encoding sensor histidine kinase translates to MNATPYARLKWYLVLITLGLSLVPLFALGYVIHSEFRQTYEEKLTDNLRLMVANRRDAISMFLGERVVQLQMLADIHSFAEMSNQAYLNRVFEAVHGTSSSFFDIGVIGQNGGHEAYCGPFDLMDVNYRDEPWFHQVMLKGLYISDVFMGFRNFPHFIIAVKRQEAGRTWILRATIDSEVFTSLVRNVRTGKQGDAYIVNDKDVLQTPSRFGGKALARVALPVHPRGEGVEIASWRRDGVPVIAGITPLPDTNWRLVVTENPDEELSPLVRTRSIVYALLGACGLMIFLGAYLTVSSAVSRLRASDRQRADMDAAVMQSSKMASLGKLAAGVAHEVNNPLSIIRESAGWIRDIINDGELGEGPAVDELEEAVSDIDRHVERARTVTHRMLGFARRMEPLQEDVDLNMLANQTASFLENETRHRNIELKTDLDPELPLITTDANQLQQVILNLLENAIDAIDRDGEITLVTRTGRDGVVLNIADSGEGIARENLAKVFDPFFTTKPTGEGTGLGLSIVYSALSKLGGTIKVNSEPGQGTTFTIRLPFTGPQFPGGKEEP, encoded by the coding sequence GTGAACGCCACACCCTATGCCCGGCTCAAGTGGTACCTGGTTCTGATCACCCTGGGGCTTTCCCTGGTCCCGCTCTTCGCGCTCGGCTACGTCATCCACAGCGAGTTCAGGCAGACCTACGAGGAGAAGCTGACCGACAACCTGCGGCTGATGGTCGCCAACCGGCGGGACGCCATCTCCATGTTCCTGGGCGAGCGGGTGGTCCAGCTGCAGATGCTGGCCGACATCCACTCCTTTGCCGAGATGTCCAACCAGGCCTACCTGAACAGGGTCTTCGAGGCGGTCCACGGCACGTCCAGCTCGTTCTTCGACATCGGGGTCATCGGCCAGAACGGCGGGCACGAGGCGTATTGCGGCCCCTTTGATCTGATGGACGTGAACTACCGCGACGAGCCGTGGTTCCACCAGGTCATGCTCAAGGGGCTGTACATCAGCGACGTGTTCATGGGCTTCCGCAACTTCCCGCACTTCATCATCGCGGTGAAGCGCCAGGAGGCGGGCCGAACCTGGATCCTGCGGGCGACCATCGACTCCGAGGTATTCACCTCGCTGGTCCGCAACGTGCGCACCGGCAAGCAGGGCGACGCCTACATCGTCAACGACAAGGACGTGCTCCAGACCCCGTCGCGGTTCGGCGGCAAGGCCCTGGCCCGTGTCGCCCTGCCCGTGCACCCGCGGGGCGAGGGCGTGGAGATCGCGTCCTGGCGGCGGGACGGCGTTCCGGTCATAGCCGGGATCACCCCCCTGCCCGACACCAACTGGCGGCTGGTCGTCACCGAGAACCCGGACGAGGAGCTTTCCCCCCTGGTGCGCACCCGGTCCATCGTCTACGCGCTGCTCGGGGCCTGCGGCCTGATGATCTTCCTCGGGGCCTACCTGACCGTGTCCTCGGCCGTGTCCCGGCTGCGCGCCTCTGACCGCCAGCGGGCGGACATGGACGCGGCGGTCATGCAGTCGAGCAAGATGGCCTCCCTGGGCAAGCTGGCCGCCGGTGTGGCCCACGAGGTCAACAACCCCCTGTCCATCATCCGCGAGAGCGCGGGCTGGATCCGGGACATCATCAACGACGGCGAGCTGGGCGAGGGCCCGGCCGTGGACGAACTCGAGGAAGCGGTCTCGGACATCGACCGCCACGTGGAGCGGGCGCGCACCGTGACCCACCGCATGCTCGGCTTCGCCCGGCGCATGGAGCCGCTGCAGGAGGACGTGGACCTGAACATGCTGGCCAACCAGACCGCCTCCTTCCTGGAAAACGAGACCCGGCACAGGAACATCGAGCTCAAGACCGACCTGGACCCGGAACTGCCGCTGATCACCACCGACGCCAACCAGCTGCAGCAGGTCATCCTGAACCTGCTGGAAAACGCCATCGACGCCATCGACCGCGACGGCGAGATCACGTTGGTCACCCGGACCGGCCGGGACGGGGTGGTTCTGAACATCGCGGACAGCGGGGAGGGCATCGCCAGGGAGAACCTGGCCAAGGTGTTCGACCCCTTTTTCACCACCAAGCCCACCGGCGAGGGGACCGGACTGGGGCTTTCCATCGTCTACAGCGCCCTGAGCAAGCTGGGCGGGACCATCAAGGTCAACAGCGAGCCGGGACAGGGCACGACCTTCACCATCCGCCTGCCCTTCACCGGGCCGCAATTCCCCGGCGGCAAGGAGGAACCATGA
- a CDS encoding sigma-54-dependent transcriptional regulator: MNQIRVLVVDDEPDFLKLIKRRLTKRNVHVDTVTNGEAALAFLREHPVDVVILDVRMPGLSGIDTLKEIRKRFRDTEVIMLTGHGSLQSGIEGISLGAYDYILKPFSIDNLLGRIRAANEHAKLRIARRGQQ; encoded by the coding sequence ATGAACCAGATCCGCGTACTTGTGGTCGACGACGAACCCGATTTCCTGAAGCTCATCAAGCGCAGGCTGACCAAGCGCAACGTGCACGTGGACACCGTGACCAACGGCGAGGCGGCCCTGGCCTTCCTCCGGGAGCACCCGGTGGACGTGGTCATCCTCGACGTGCGCATGCCCGGACTGTCCGGCATCGACACCCTCAAGGAAATCCGCAAGCGGTTCCGCGACACCGAGGTCATCATGCTCACCGGACACGGTTCCCTGCAGTCCGGCATCGAGGGCATCAGCCTCGGGGCCTACGACTATATCCTCAAGCCGTTCTCCATCGACAACCTGCTGGGGCGCATCCGGGCGGCCAACGAGCACGCCAAGCTGCGCATCGCAAGGCGGGGACAGCAATGA
- a CDS encoding sensor histidine kinase has product MSLTYARRVIMLGRSAFPVSCLAVGAAAWFHGRTGDGLALVAAVAVAGGMWLLLWASARWLDQAEAERTEMGDQLIQSQRVLALGELSTGIAHEINNPLNIILQEAELMRYNLAAAPAPEDLPDVLEEIRTSLDVIYAQVSRCSDITHKLLDLARNRKPVSQAADVNRLVEDMLELVERESGPRNIRIHRQPGPDLPTVISDPPLLRQVFLNLLINAVQAVDRDGDIFITTFREGDMACTEIRDTGPGISKEDRERIFNPFFTTKAPGQGTGLGLSVSLRIINELGGDILVQSSPGKGASFTVRIPFKR; this is encoded by the coding sequence ATGAGCCTGACCTACGCGCGGCGGGTGATCATGCTCGGCCGCTCCGCCTTTCCCGTCTCCTGCCTCGCCGTGGGCGCGGCCGCCTGGTTCCACGGGCGCACCGGGGACGGCCTGGCCCTGGTCGCGGCCGTGGCCGTGGCCGGGGGCATGTGGCTCCTGCTCTGGGCATCGGCGCGCTGGCTGGATCAGGCCGAGGCCGAGCGGACCGAGATGGGCGACCAGCTCATCCAGTCCCAGCGGGTCCTGGCCCTGGGCGAACTGTCCACGGGCATAGCCCACGAGATCAACAACCCCCTGAACATCATCCTCCAGGAAGCGGAGCTGATGCGCTACAACCTGGCCGCCGCCCCCGCGCCCGAGGACCTGCCCGACGTCCTGGAGGAGATCCGCACCAGCCTGGACGTCATCTACGCCCAGGTCTCCCGCTGCTCGGACATCACCCACAAGCTCCTGGACCTGGCCCGCAACCGCAAGCCCGTGTCCCAGGCGGCCGACGTCAACCGGCTGGTGGAGGACATGCTCGAGCTGGTGGAGCGCGAATCCGGCCCCCGGAACATCCGCATCCACCGGCAGCCCGGCCCGGACCTGCCCACGGTGATCTCGGACCCTCCCCTGCTGCGCCAGGTCTTTCTGAACCTGCTCATCAACGCGGTCCAGGCCGTGGACCGCGACGGCGACATCTTCATCACCACCTTCCGCGAGGGAGACATGGCCTGCACCGAGATACGCGACACCGGCCCGGGCATCTCCAAGGAGGACCGCGAACGCATCTTCAACCCGTTTTTCACCACCAAGGCTCCTGGCCAGGGCACCGGGCTCGGCCTGTCGGTCAGCCTGCGGATCATCAACGAACTGGGCGGGGACATTCTCGTGCAGTCCTCCCCGGGCAAGGGCGCGTCGTTCACCGTGCGCATTCCCTTCAAACGATAA
- a CDS encoding response regulator, translating into MTVKARILVVDDEDRFRQSLCRLLRAEGLTVDSAASGLDALNKLATNEFDVVLLDMRMPGMSGAETFTEIQLQGFDVETVCLTGHTSISDAMKLLHNGVFDYLLKPASMQEILDTVQRAMERKLLRHGEIGVSELLDGSGSR; encoded by the coding sequence ATGACCGTAAAGGCGAGAATCCTCGTGGTCGACGACGAAGACCGGTTCCGGCAGTCCCTGTGCCGCCTGCTGCGCGCGGAGGGGTTGACCGTGGACTCGGCGGCAAGCGGGCTCGACGCCCTGAACAAGCTGGCCACGAACGAGTTCGACGTGGTCCTGCTGGACATGCGAATGCCCGGCATGTCGGGCGCGGAGACCTTCACCGAGATACAGCTGCAGGGCTTTGACGTGGAGACCGTCTGCCTGACCGGGCACACCTCCATCAGCGACGCCATGAAGCTGCTGCACAACGGGGTCTTCGACTACCTGCTCAAGCCCGCGTCCATGCAGGAAATCCTCGATACCGTGCAGCGGGCCATGGAGCGCAAGCTGTTGCGTCACGGGGAGATCGGCGTTTCGGAACTGCTGGACGGGTCGGGCTCCCGCTAG